The following is a genomic window from Streptomyces chrestomyceticus JCM 4735.
CAGGGCGAGCGCCGCGCGGGAGCGCCACGGCAGCACCGCCGGGCTGACGGCGCCCCGGCGCACCAACTGCCGCCCGGCGGCCAGGAGATCCCCGGCCGCGCGGCCCGGCTCGCCGCGCAGCCGCCACAGGGCCGCCCGGGCGGCGAGCAGGTACGGGCCCTCGTAGCGTCCGTGCAGGTCGTCGTCCGGGCCGTGGCCGGCGACGCCGTGCGCGGCCAGCAGTGCGGCGGCCTCGTCCTGGTCGCCGAGCTGCGCCAGCGCCTCCACCAGACCGGCCACCGCGAAGCCGGCCACGATCGGGAGCGCGGCGCTGCCGGGCCCGATCTCCTCGACCACCGGCCGCAGGATCGCCACCGCGCCGGGCAGGTCCCCGGCGACGCGGCAGATCCGGGCCCGGAAGATGTCCGCCGCCAGCCCGGCCCGCCGGCCCGACATGGCGCGGCTGAGCCTGCCGGTGCGCCAGCAGTGGGCCCGCGCCTCGACGAGTTCGTCGGCGCGGATCAGGGTCGCGCAGCTCTGCCAGAGGCGTCCGAGGTCGCCGCCTTCCGCGCCGGACAGCGCCTCGCGCGCCGGGGCGAGGGCCGCTTCCCGGTCCGTTCCCCGGTCGGCGGCGATCGCGGCGCGCAGGTTGGCCAGTTCCCGGCTCCGTCCGCCGCCGGCCCGCTCCGGTGCGTCCGCGTCCCCGTCCGGGCCCGCGTCCGCCAGGCGGCGGGCCTCGGCCGACGGGCCGGCCGCGTCGAGCAGGGAGACGCTCGCCTTCCGGAGAGTGAGCCTGCGCACCGCCGCCGGGTGGCCGGCGCCGATCCGTTCGGCCGTCTCGTCCAGTACGGAGGCGGCGTCCGCCGGTCTGGCCCGGTCGATGAGCATGCCGGCCACGTCCAGGGCCAGTTCGGCACAGACCTCGGGGTCCTCGGACTCGCGCAGCAGGGTGTCCAGTTCGCTCAGCGCGAGGTCCGGGTCGACGAAGGTCTCGGCCTCGGCCAGTTCGCGCCGGACGGCCGAGCGGACGTCCGCGGGCAGCCGGTCCCGCAGCACGCACCGCAGATAGCGACTCGCCTCCTCGGCCCGTCCCTCGTGCAGGAGTTTGCGTGCCGCGGCACGCAGCGGCTCGACCGCCCAGTCCAGCCCGGTCGGGCCCGCCGCGGCGAGCTGCTGGGCGATCCGTTCCGCGCCCCACTGCTCGTCCCGCAGGAACCGGGCCACCTTCAGGTGCGCGGCGATCCGGGAGCCGACGGGCATCCCGGCGAGCACCGCGGTGCCCAGCAGCGGGTGCCGGAACGCCGGCGGCACCCGGTTGGCGAGCACCTGCCGTGCCACGAGGGTGTCGATCGCGTGCAGGGCGTCGGGGACCGGCAGCTCGGCCAGCGCGGCGGCGTGGGCGACCTCCGCGCTGTCGCCCAGAACCGCGACAGCCCTGGCCATGGCCAGGGCTGGTCGGGGCAGGTCGTCGAGCCACCGCCGGGTACATCGCAGCGCTTCGGGGCCGGCCGCGCCGCGCAGTTCCCGCGCGGTGACGGCCGGGCCGGGGCGGCCCGCGAGGTGGGCGAGCAGCAGGCCGGGGTTGCCGCCGGTCAGTTCGTGGCACACGGCGGCCGCCGCGGCGTCGAGGGTGAGGCCGCAGTGCCGCGCGGCGAACTCGGCGATCCCGGCCTCGGGCAGGCCGGTCAGCTCCAGGTGCTCGGCGCGGGCGAGGAGTTCGGCCGCACCGGCCGTCCGGCCGCTGCCGGGGTCCTCGCCGGCCGCCGCGACGATCAGCAGCGGTACGGGCCGGTCGAGCGAGGCCAGGGCCACCAGCCAGGTCGCGGACGACGCGTCCACGTCCATGAGGTCGTCCACGCACAGCGCGAGGGGCGTGCGTGCCATGACGTCCCGGCCGCGGGCGACGTAACCGTCCAGGGTGTCCGTCCCGTCGTCCGGGCGGCCGAGGGCCTGACGGGCCGCGGCGAACAGGGAGTCCCTTACGGCCGGTCCCCCGGCGGCGGTCCCCACCCGGAAGCCCGCGTCCGCCGCGCGGTCCGCCACCGCTTCCAGCAGGGCGCTCTTGCCGACGCCCCGCTCCCCCCGCACCGCGACGATCACCGGTACGCCGCCGCCGGCCCGCCCGATCAGCCCGTCCAGCCGGGCCAGCTCCGCTTCACGACCGGTTAACGGCATCGACAGCCCTCCCCATAGACATGAATATGTCGGGACGTCCTTACACCCGACAGGTTCGTCCATCTTTCATCCTGATACGTGCCTTGCCCGGACTGCGATCGCGGACCGGGCCAAGAACGGCTGGTTCGCTACCACCGGCGGCCGATTCCGCTCGGCCGGGGGTGCGGTTCCTGGCTGACCGGGTGAGCCCCGGCCACCGGTCCGGCCCCGGCCCCGGAGGCGTCCGGACCGTCGCCGCCGCACCGCGCCCGTACCGCCGCCCCGGAGATCGCCGGCGCCCGCCCCCGTCTAAGGTGCGGCAATGACTTCGCACACCTATCTCACCGAACTGTTCTCGCTGGACGGAACGGTCGCCGTGGTGACCGGCGGCAGTTCCGGGATCGGACGTGCCGTCACCGGGGCGCTCGCCCGCGCCGGCGCGAGCGTCGTGGTCGTGGCGCGCAAGGAGGCGGAACTCCGGGCCACGGTCGACGAGCTGACGGCCGACGGCTGCCGGGCGGCGTGGGTGAGCGCCGACCTCGGTACGCGGCCGGCCGTGCGCGAGGCCGCCGACCGGGCGGCCGGCGTGTTCGGCGAGCCCGACATCCTCGTCAACTGCGCCGGGGTCAACCTGCGGCCGCCGATGGGCGAGCTGGACGACGAGGTGTGGGACACCACGATGGCGGTGAACTTGGAGGCGCCCTACCTCCTGG
Proteins encoded in this region:
- a CDS encoding helix-turn-helix transcriptional regulator; its protein translation is MPLTGREAELARLDGLIGRAGGGVPVIVAVRGERGVGKSALLEAVADRAADAGFRVGTAAGGPAVRDSLFAAARQALGRPDDGTDTLDGYVARGRDVMARTPLALCVDDLMDVDASSATWLVALASLDRPVPLLIVAAAGEDPGSGRTAGAAELLARAEHLELTGLPEAGIAEFAARHCGLTLDAAAAAVCHELTGGNPGLLLAHLAGRPGPAVTARELRGAAGPEALRCTRRWLDDLPRPALAMARAVAVLGDSAEVAHAAALAELPVPDALHAIDTLVARQVLANRVPPAFRHPLLGTAVLAGMPVGSRIAAHLKVARFLRDEQWGAERIAQQLAAAGPTGLDWAVEPLRAAARKLLHEGRAEEASRYLRCVLRDRLPADVRSAVRRELAEAETFVDPDLALSELDTLLRESEDPEVCAELALDVAGMLIDRARPADAASVLDETAERIGAGHPAAVRRLTLRKASVSLLDAAGPSAEARRLADAGPDGDADAPERAGGGRSRELANLRAAIAADRGTDREAALAPAREALSGAEGGDLGRLWQSCATLIRADELVEARAHCWRTGRLSRAMSGRRAGLAADIFRARICRVAGDLPGAVAILRPVVEEIGPGSAALPIVAGFAVAGLVEALAQLGDQDEAAALLAAHGVAGHGPDDDLHGRYEGPYLLAARAALWRLRGEPGRAAGDLLAAGRQLVRRGAVSPAVLPWRSRAALALAADGATDRAETLAREELEAARRWGTPRTIGVARHALAMTRSGERRLMLLTEAVRHLEASPARLELAVARADLGAALRAAGRTAEADRECAAALALAGECGATPLARRLRAAPEPVPAHDKPVRTHPLLTPQELKIAGLARSGHTNRQISQMLFLTMRTVEFHLSGVYRKLGITGRQGLAAAIPAEPSAEPPEDQARPAAQPADGRTRPTGPAPCSCSRTLPPGQPCADTLVRSSRWHDGPRSAELRPSPSR
- a CDS encoding SDR family NAD(P)-dependent oxidoreductase, producing the protein MTSHTYLTELFSLDGTVAVVTGGSSGIGRAVTGALARAGASVVVVARKEAELRATVDELTADGCRAAWVSADLGTRPAVREAADRAAGVFGEPDILVNCAGVNLRPPMGELDDEVWDTTMAVNLEAPYLLGQRFGPGMAERGFGRIIHITSQQAHRAFVQSGAYGVSKGALESLARSQAEAWSPYGVTCNTLVPGFVMTPLNARLSSDPEKVAALAARTMTGRNGLAEDFAGAAVFLASRASAYVTGQSLFVDGGMSVH